The following are encoded in a window of Amycolatopsis lexingtonensis genomic DNA:
- the glp gene encoding gephyrin-like molybdotransferase Glp, with translation MTESLDAARPEVAEEEAEFRSVDAQISMTLDAAVRPRPVRVAISEAQGLLCAEEVVAEHALPGFDQAAIDGYAVRSVDVRTAGQEPVQLPVVGEIAAGSRQPRRLQPGQAVRVDTGAPLPTLADAVVPLAYTDGHQAKVTVHRSVPSAGYVRRAGEDVQIGDVAVRNGDTIGSAQVGLLAAVGRAKVLVYPRPRVSIVSVGDELVDIDRTPSVGQVYDVNSYALAAAARDAGAEVSRVGIVSSEPKRLREIVEGRLLMSEIVVVAGGAGGATGDEVHAALSDLGRIDLTRVAMHPGSVQGFGRLGPDSVPTFLLPGNPMSALVVFEVLVRPLIRAARGTRNPHRRIVGARLLSPITSTEGRRGFLRGQLLRDEANGEYLVQPLGQSGAHLLASLAEANCLINVPEELTEVAAGEQVQVTFLAQRA, from the coding sequence ATGACGGAATCCCTCGACGCGGCACGGCCCGAAGTGGCCGAGGAGGAGGCCGAGTTCCGCTCGGTCGACGCGCAGATCTCCATGACGCTGGACGCCGCCGTCCGGCCCCGGCCGGTGCGGGTGGCGATCTCCGAGGCCCAGGGCCTGCTCTGCGCCGAGGAGGTCGTCGCCGAGCACGCGCTGCCCGGGTTCGACCAGGCCGCGATCGACGGGTACGCGGTGCGCAGCGTCGACGTGCGCACCGCCGGGCAGGAGCCGGTGCAGCTGCCGGTCGTCGGGGAGATCGCGGCGGGCTCGCGCCAGCCGCGGCGGCTCCAGCCCGGCCAGGCCGTGCGCGTCGACACCGGCGCACCGTTGCCGACGCTCGCCGACGCCGTCGTCCCGCTGGCCTACACCGACGGGCACCAGGCCAAGGTCACGGTGCACCGCTCGGTGCCCTCCGCCGGGTACGTCCGGCGGGCGGGCGAGGACGTCCAGATCGGCGACGTCGCGGTGCGCAACGGCGACACCATCGGCTCGGCGCAGGTCGGCCTGCTCGCCGCGGTCGGCCGCGCGAAGGTGCTGGTCTACCCGCGGCCGCGCGTCTCGATCGTGTCGGTCGGCGACGAGCTGGTCGACATCGACCGGACGCCGTCGGTCGGGCAGGTCTACGACGTCAACTCCTACGCGCTGGCCGCGGCCGCGCGGGACGCGGGCGCCGAGGTCAGCCGGGTCGGCATCGTGTCGAGCGAGCCGAAGCGGCTGCGGGAGATCGTCGAGGGACGGCTCCTGATGTCGGAGATCGTGGTCGTCGCGGGCGGTGCCGGGGGCGCCACCGGCGACGAGGTCCACGCCGCGCTGTCCGACCTCGGCCGGATCGATCTGACCCGCGTCGCGATGCACCCCGGCTCGGTCCAAGGGTTCGGCAGGCTCGGCCCCGATTCGGTGCCGACGTTCCTGCTGCCGGGCAACCCGATGAGCGCGCTGGTGGTGTTCGAGGTGCTCGTGCGGCCGCTGATCCGGGCGGCGCGCGGGACCCGCAACCCGCACCGGCGGATCGTCGGCGCGCGGCTGCTGTCGCCGATCACGTCGACCGAGGGGCGGCGCGGGTTCCTGCGCGGCCAGCTGCTGCGCGACGAGGCCAACGGCGAGTACCTGGTCCAGCCCCTCGGTCAGTCCGGGGCGCACCTGCTCGCGTCGCTGGCCGAAGCGAACTGCCTGATCAACGTGCCGGAGGAGCTGACGGAGGTCGCCGCCGGCGAGCAGGTCCAGGTCACCTTCCTGGCGCAACGGGCCTGA